The proteins below come from a single Deinococcus sp. Leaf326 genomic window:
- a CDS encoding DNA cytosine methyltransferase → MTSRKLVAIDLFAGAGGFGEGLELAGIKVAAALELHPHAGLTYAFNHPDTEVFIGDIRETEFSIVLNSIKKKHHTDEIDLITGGPPCQGFSTAGKKNSEDPRNNLFRQYARAVEFFKPQYFILENVPGFKKMYGGFAYEQSKKLLEDLGYKTKDAILSAPDYGIPQRRNRFFMIGWRKSLAEPSWPSTTHGNHSLFGNGLPIVTIEEALGDIDFLAPGFETHYIPGQAASPYQEGLRHGDLIYNHLATQHREKAVEMFSYIPEGKTISQVPDHLRTGKITMARMDRKSQSNAVLALPDDMIHYKHHRIPTVREMARLQSFSDDYVFLGKRTSGFMERRVDVPQYTQVGNAVPPLMAKAIAVEIAKASEANTKDSRDKKVKNKMLELLRGTSGFSGYTLSKDALEIIKMKSLLGNLLPLPIDAGNGVTPTTYREPIRWSRKSS, encoded by the coding sequence ATGACCTCTCGGAAGCTCGTTGCGATTGATCTATTTGCAGGGGCTGGCGGCTTTGGCGAAGGTCTTGAGCTTGCTGGTATCAAGGTTGCTGCGGCCCTTGAACTCCACCCGCACGCTGGATTGACTTATGCCTTTAATCATCCCGATACAGAAGTTTTTATCGGCGACATCAGAGAGACTGAATTCTCAATAGTTCTTAACTCAATCAAAAAGAAGCATCATACAGATGAAATTGACCTTATTACTGGTGGCCCTCCATGTCAAGGCTTCAGCACGGCAGGTAAAAAGAATTCAGAAGATCCAAGAAATAACTTGTTCAGGCAGTATGCAAGAGCAGTTGAGTTTTTTAAGCCACAGTACTTCATTTTGGAGAATGTTCCTGGCTTTAAAAAAATGTATGGCGGCTTCGCCTATGAACAGTCAAAGAAGCTACTTGAAGATTTAGGCTATAAGACCAAGGACGCAATTCTAAGTGCACCAGACTATGGAATCCCTCAGCGCAGAAATAGATTTTTTATGATAGGTTGGCGCAAAAGTTTAGCAGAACCAAGCTGGCCCTCAACAACTCATGGTAATCACAGTCTCTTTGGAAATGGTCTTCCAATTGTAACGATTGAAGAAGCTTTGGGGGATATTGATTTCTTAGCACCAGGATTTGAAACTCATTATATTCCCGGCCAAGCTGCTAGTCCTTATCAGGAAGGCCTGAGGCATGGTGATCTTATTTATAATCATTTAGCAACTCAACATAGAGAAAAGGCTGTTGAGATGTTTAGTTATATACCAGAGGGTAAGACAATCTCACAGGTGCCTGATCATTTACGAACTGGAAAAATCACAATGGCTAGAATGGACAGGAAATCCCAATCAAATGCAGTCTTAGCCTTACCAGATGATATGATTCATTATAAGCATCACAGAATACCAACCGTTAGAGAGATGGCGAGGCTTCAATCTTTCTCAGATGATTATGTCTTTTTGGGGAAAAGAACTTCGGGATTTATGGAACGCCGAGTCGATGTTCCACAATATACCCAAGTGGGAAACGCTGTACCTCCGCTTATGGCAAAGGCAATTGCAGTTGAGATAGCCAAGGCGTCCGAAGCGAATACTAAAGATTCTAGAGATAAGAAGGTTAAGAACAAAATGCTTGAGCTTCTTCGTGGAACATCAGGCTTTTCCGGGTATACTTTATCGAAAGACGCATTAGAGATAATCAAGATGAAATCTTTATTGGGAAACTTACTGCCTCTCCCAATTGATGCTGGAAATGGTGTTACGCCAACCACTTATAGAGAACCAATAAGATGGTCCAGGAAGAGCAGCTAA